In Oryza sativa Japonica Group chromosome 2, ASM3414082v1, the following are encoded in one genomic region:
- the LOC4330527 gene encoding uncharacterized protein — protein MGRGRGRGKKLTIVRSHEDKGSGAEEAMPARKRRGRPQKRFADKIDQVDVENFVDNVIDGEEVEGDDVKLKASRLDKNTTASAAGNKRGRQLKESSNLVLEESNSSVRSSSDESTRTNGFRQIGSRRKNKPRRAAEAGLECK, from the coding sequence ATGGGTAGAGGAAGAGGCAGAGGAAAGAAGCTAACGATTGTCCGGAGCCATGAAGACAAAGGAAGCGGCGCTGAAGAAGCTATGCCTGCAAGAAAGAGGAGGGGAAGGCCACAAAAGCGCTTCGCCGATAAGATTGATCAAGTAGATGTGGAAAATTTTGTAGACAATGTAATTGATGGCGAAGAAGTAGAAGGTGATGATGTTAAGCTGAAGGCATCAAGGCTAGACAAGAACACCACTGCATCTGCTGCTGGTAACAAGAGAGGCAGGCAGCTGAAAGAAAGCTCCAATCTTGTCCTGGAAGAGAGTAATTCCAGTGTTCGATCAAGCAGTGATGAATCAACTAGGACTAATGGATTCAGGCAGATTGGAAGCCGGCGCAAAAACAAGCCCAGGCGAGCAGCGGAGGCAGGGCTAGAATGCAAGTGA
- the LOC4330528 gene encoding outer envelope pore protein 16-3, chloroplastic/mitochondrial: protein MGLEEDTPVTKTVKAAATGLAAGTIWGTVVATWHDVPRVERHVALPGLIRTLKMCGSYGATFAAVGGLYIGVEQLVLSQRKKNDYVNGAVGAFVAGATIFGYKGRSIPSALIAGSCLAFTSAALDVGGNTTRVDNGKEYYPYTVENKPAH from the exons ATGGGGTTGGAGGAGGACACGCCGGTGACGAAGACGGTGAAGGCCGCGGCGACGGGGCTGGCCGCGGGGACCATCTGGGGCACGGTCGTCGCGACATGGCACGACGTGCCCCGGGTCGAGCGCCACGTCGCGCTCCCGGGGCTCATCCGGACGCTCAAGATGTGCGGCAGCTACGGGGCCacgttcgccgccgtcgggggCCTCTACATCGGCGTCGAGCAGCTCGTGCTGAGCCAGCGCAAGAAGAACGACTACGTCAACGGGGCCGTCGgcgccttcgtcgccggcgccaccaTATTCGGCTACAAAG GAAGGAGCATCCCTTCTGCGCTCATAGCTGGTTCTTGCCTGGCTTTTACATCTGCTGCGCTGGACGTTGGCGGCAACACTACCAGAGTGGACAATGGCAAAGAGTACTATCCCTACACAGTCGAGAATAAGCCCGCTCATTGA
- the LOC4330529 gene encoding clustered mitochondria protein isoform X2, whose translation MAGKSKGARNKAKAQGGSQAAVAAEPEVPVTDGVEDAKPEIEEVSEPAVVEGSDTGAEKEQGDAAGETQAAKKPAEGEVHLYPVSVKTQSGEKLELQLSPGDSVIDVKQFLLDAPETCFYTCYDLLLHTKDGSTHELEDYNEIAEIADITAGGCSLEIVAAIYDERSIRSHLRRVRELLSLSSLHVSLSTSLALQQESAQEKSADTAGDSGKTANQELDGLNFMEDSTGAVINLLPSVPAEIKCVGSIVFSSFNPPPSYRRLHGDLIYIDVMTLEGNKYCITGNSKSFYVNSSNGSILDPRPSKQALEDSTLVGLLQKISAKFKKGFREILDRKASAHPFENVQALLPVTSWLGAYPVPEHRRDAARAEDSVVLSYGTELIGMQRDWNEELQSCQEFPHSNPQERILRGRALYKVTCDFVDAAVKGAVGVINRCIPPINPTDPECFHMYVHNNIFFSFAVDSDYEQLPKDQKPNGQNGSGRSVIGSSDPGSKPNKNHADPSGTTNSKTEEPNGVLDNTSDASAEAQIADSEQATYASANNDLKGTKAYQESDIPGLYNLAMAIIDYRGHRVVAQSIIPGILQGDKSDSLLYGSVDNGKKISWNESFHSKVVEAAKRLHVKEHVVLDGSGNPVKLAATVECKGIVGSDDRHYILDLMRVTPRDSNYIGLQHRFCVLRPELVASFIEAESTNKSTTQKVADAPGESNGQLATTAEGPAKSDENSVPRPDKFDEDSGPRPGTSDDSSATKPAEHNESTAEILFNPNVFTEYKLAGSPEEIAADEALVKKVGSYLLDTVIPKFVQDLCSLDVSPMDGQTLTDVLHSNGINVRYLGKVADMIKHLPHLRGLLSSEIIVRSAKHVVKEILRQSADHDIGPAIAHFLNCFIGNVLAPSTKGSVDSTDTKTQKGHEKTQNQKSAEGQKSSLSASSKNIVPTFSHLTSDGIWSNIKEFAKHKYLFEVTDDAKTGAKRVAVLRNLCQKVGITIASRKYDLDAAAPFQPSDILNLQPVVKHSVPVCTDARNLMEAGKIRMAEGTLNEAYALFSEAFSLLQQITGPMHKDAANCCRYLAMVLYHAGDIPGAIVQQHRELIINERCLGLDHPDTAHSYGNMALFYHGLNQTELALRHMSRTLLLLSLASGPNHPDVAATLINVAMMYQDAGNMSTALRYLQEALTKNERLLGPDHIQTAICYHALAIAFSCMGAFKLSIQHEKKTYDILVKQLGSDDSRTKDAESWLNTFKSREQQVNAQKQKGQQGTNPPANPIELLKANPDLVRALKAAAKQPGEGSANVNRSLNAAVVGEGVPRVRGVDERAARATAEVRKKAAARGLNVRSGQAPDYMSNLSQILNYLGSAKAPTASGSTPATAAATSATASTQNASEGQQSNGPPQNGTAGNTNGPSSKKSGGSTPVGLGTSLELKKQKSKQKS comes from the exons ATGGCGGGGAAGTCGAAGGGCGCGAGGAACAAGGCGAAGGCGCAGGGTGGAAGCcaggccgccgtcgcggcggagCCGGAGGTGCCGGTGACCGATGGAGTCGAGGATGCCAAGCCCGAGATCGAGGAAGTTAGTGAACCTGCCGTCGTAGAGGGCAGTGACACTGGCGCTGAGAAGGAGCAGGGCGATGCAGCTGGGGAAACACAAGCCGCGAAGAAGCCAGCTGAAG GGGAGGTTCATCTCTACCCTGTTTCTGTTAAGACACAGTCTGGTGAAAAGCTTGAGTTGCAG CTAAGCCCTGGAGACTCCGTCATTGATGTCAAACAATTTCTCTTGGACGCTCCTGAAACGTGCTTCTACACATGCTATGATTTGTTATTGCACACTAAAGATGGCTCAACTCATGAGCTTGAGGACTATAATGAAATTGCTGAGATTGCTGATATAACTGCTGGTGGCTGTTCATTGGAGATTGTTGCTG CGATATATGATGAGAGATCTATTAGGTCACATCTCCGTCGTGTCAGGGAATTGCTATCCCTCTCTAGTCTTCATGTATCACTTTCCACATCCCTTGCTCTTCAGCAAGAATCTGCACAGGAAAAATCTGCAGATACTGCAG GAGATTCTGGGAAAACGGCTAATCAAGAGCTTGATGGGTTGAATTTCATGGAGGACAGTACTGGTGCTGTCATTAATTTGTTGCCATCTGTACCAGCAGAGATCAAATGCGTGGGTAGCATAgttttttcttcatttaatcCTCCGCCAAGTTATAGGAG ATTGCATGGAGATctcatttatattgatgttatgaCCTTAGAAGGAAACAAGTACTGTATCACAGGAAACTCCAAATCATTTTATGTGAACTCTAGCAATGGAAGTATTCTGGATCCAAGGCCTAGCAAACAGGCTCTGGAGGACAGCACCCTAGTCGGTCTGCTACAAAAAATCAGTGCCAAGTTCAAGAAAG GTTTTCGTGAAATTTTGGATCGCAAAGCATCAGCCCATCCTTTTGAGAATGTTCAGGCCTTGCTCCCAGTGACTTCTTGGTTGGGAGCTTATCCTGTGCCAG AACATAGAAGGGATGCAGCTAGGGCTGAAGATTCTGTTGTGCTGTCATATGGAACCGAATTGATTGGCATGCAAAGAGACTGGAATGAAGAATTACAGTCTTGCCAGGAGTTTCCTCATAGCAATCCTCAAGAAAG GATATTGCGTGGCAGAGCACTTTATAAGGTGACATGTGATTTCGTTGATGCTGCAGTTAAAGGGGCAGTTGGTGTCATTAATAGGTGTATACCCCCAATAAATCCAACTGATCCGGAATGTTTTCATAT GTATGTACACAACAATATTTTCTTTAGTTTCGCTGTTGACTCCGACTATGAGCAACTCCCAAAGGACCagaagccaaatggtcaaaatGGATCTGGCAGAAGTGTGATAGGCTCCTCAGATCCGGGGTCTAAGCCAAATAAGAACCATGCAGATCCTAGTGGCACAACAAATTCAAAAACTGAAGAACCTAATGGTGTTTTGGACAATACTTCTGATGCATCGGCAGAGGCACAGATAGCAGACAGTGAACAGGCTACCTATGCTTCTGCCAACAATGACTTAAAAGGAACTAAGGCATACCAAGAATCTGATATTCCTGGGCTGTATAATCTTGCTATGGCAATTATTGATTACAGAGGTCACAGGGTTGTAGCACAG AGCATCATACCTGGTATTCTTCAAGGAGACAAGTCCGATTCCCTTCTGTATGGTTCCGTTGATAATGGCAAGAAAATATCTTGGAATGAGTCATTCCATTCAAAG GTGGTTGAGGCTGCAAAGCGACTCCATGTGAAGGAGCATGTGGTTTTGGATGGTTCTGGTAATCCTGTAAAATTAGCTGCTACGGTTGAATGCAAGGGAATTGTTGGAAGTGATGACAG GCATTATATTTTGGATCTGATGAGAGTGACCCCTCGAGATTCTAACTACATTGGACTACAGCACCGCTTCTGTGTGTTGAGGCCTGAACTTGTAGCCTCATTCATTGAG GCTGAATCCACAAATAAATCCACTACACAGAAAGTTGCAGATGCTCCTGGAGAATCTAATGGGCAATTG GCTACAACTGCGGAAGGACCTGCCAAATCTGATGAAAACTCTGTTCCTAGACCTGATAAGTTTGATGAAGACTCTGGTCCTAGACCTGGCACATCTGATGACAGCTCTGCTACTAAACCAGCTGAACATAACGAGTCAACTGCAGAAATCCTTTTTAATCCAAATGTGTTTACAGAGTACAAACTTGCTGGTAGTCCAGAG GAGATTGCAGCAGATGAAGCATTGGTTAAAAAGGTTGGTTCGTATCTTCTAGACACGGTGATACCAAAGTTTGTTCAGGATCTCTGCTCCCTAGATGTCTCCCCCATGGATGGGCAGACTTTGACTGATGTGCTGCATAGCAATGGGATAAATGTTAGGTATCTTGGCAAA GTAGCTGACATGATCAAGCATTTGCCACATCTACGGGGTTTGTTGTCTTCTGAGATAATTGTTAGGTCGGCAAAGCATGTGGTCAAG GAAATACTTAGGCAAAGCGCAGATCATGATATTGGACCAGCCATTGCTCATTTCTTAAATTGTTTTATTGGCAATGTTTTGGCACCTTCCACAAAAGGTAGTGTTGACAGTACGGATACAAAAACCCAAAAG GGTCATGAGAAGACTCAAAATCAAAAATCTGCCGAGGGACAGAAATCAAGCCTTTCTGCTTCTTCAAAGAACATTGTGCCAACATTTTCCCATCTAACATCTGATGGGATTTGGTCTAACATTAAGGAGTTTGCGAAACATAAATATCTG TTTGAAGTGACCGATGATGCTAAGACTGGTGCTAAAAGAGTTGCAGTACTCCGCAATCTTTGCCAAAAG GTGGGAATAACAATTGCTTCTCGCAAATATGACCTCGATGCTGCAGCTCCATTCCAGCCTTCAGATATCCTGAATCTCCAACCAGTTGTCAAGCATTCTGTTCCTGTATGTACAGATGCAAGGAATCTTATGGAAGCAGGGAAAATCCGGATGGCTGAG GGAACATTGAATGAGGCCTATGCACTATTTTCTGAAGCTTTTTCACTACTTCAACAG ATTACTGGTCCCATGCATAAGGATGCCGCAAACTGTTGCCG GTACCTTGCTATGGTTTTGTACCATGCTGGCGATATACCAGGAGCAATTGTGCAGCAACATAGAGAACTTATCATAAATGAGCGATGCCTTGGTCTAGATCATCCTGATACAGCCCACAG ctACGGTAACATGGCTTTGTTCTATCATGGGCTTAATCAAACTGAACTTGCTCTGCGTCACATGTCTCGCACGTTGCTTTTGCTAAGTTTAGCATCAGGTCCTAATCATCCAGATGTTGCAGCGACTCTTATAAATGTTGCAATGATGTACCAGGATGCTGGGAATATGAGTACTGCTCTTAGGTATCTTCAGGAAGCACTCACAAAGAACGAGAGGCTTCTAGGACCAGATCATATTCAAACAGCTATCTGCTATCATGCCCTTGCCATTGCATTCAGTTGTATGGGTgcattcaaactttcaattcag CATGAAAAGAAGACCTATGATATACTGGTGAAACAATTGGGGAGTGATGATTCAAGGACTAAGGATGCAGAAAGTTGGTTAAATACATTTAAGTCGCGAGAACAGCAG GTGAATGCCCAGAAGCAAAAAGGTCAGCAGGGTACTAACCCACCTGCTAATCCTATTGAGTTGTTGAAG GCAAATCCTGATTTGGTGAGAGCACTGAAGGCAGCTGCGAAACAACCTGGTGAAGGATCAGCAAATGTCAACCGATCACTTAATGCTGCAGTAGTTGGTGAAGGTGTTCCTCGAGTAAGAGGAGTTGATGAGCGGGCTGCTCGGGCAACTGCAGAAGTTCGGAAGAAAGCTGCTGCCAGAGGCCTTAATGTGCGAAGCGGGCAGGCGCCTGATTACATGTCTAATCTATCTCAAATTCTCAACTATCTGGGCTCGGCGAAGGCGCCTACTGCTTCTGGTAGCACTCCAGCCACTGCCGCTGCTACTTCCGCTACTGCCAGCACTCAAAATGCATCTGAAGGTCAGCAATCGAATGGACCCCCACAAAACGGCACTGCAGGGAATACCAACGGGCCATCGTCTAAAAAGTCCGGTGGTTCCACACCAGTAGGATTAGGGACTTCCTTGGAGTTGAAGAAGCAGAAATCAAAGCAGAAGTCATAG
- the LOC4330529 gene encoding clustered mitochondria protein isoform X1 yields MAGKSKGARNKAKAQGGSQAAVAAEPEVPVTDGVEDAKPEIEEVSEPAVVEGSDTGAEKEQGDAAGETQAAKKPAEGEVHLYPVSVKTQSGEKLELQLSPGDSVIDVKQFLLDAPETCFYTCYDLLLHTKDGSTHELEDYNEIAEIADITAGGCSLEIVAAIYDERSIRSHLRRVRELLSLSSLHVSLSTSLALQQESAQEKSADTAGDSGKTANQELDGLNFMEDSTGAVINLLPSVPAEIKCVGSIVFSSFNPPPSYRRLHGDLIYIDVMTLEGNKYCITGNSKSFYVNSSNGSILDPRPSKQALEDSTLVGLLQKISAKFKKGFREILDRKASAHPFENVQALLPVTSWLGAYPVPEHRRDAARAEDSVVLSYGTELIGMQRDWNEELQSCQEFPHSNPQERLLPTFAFLDCLFISSTINISGYCRILRGRALYKVTCDFVDAAVKGAVGVINRCIPPINPTDPECFHMYVHNNIFFSFAVDSDYEQLPKDQKPNGQNGSGRSVIGSSDPGSKPNKNHADPSGTTNSKTEEPNGVLDNTSDASAEAQIADSEQATYASANNDLKGTKAYQESDIPGLYNLAMAIIDYRGHRVVAQSIIPGILQGDKSDSLLYGSVDNGKKISWNESFHSKVVEAAKRLHVKEHVVLDGSGNPVKLAATVECKGIVGSDDRHYILDLMRVTPRDSNYIGLQHRFCVLRPELVASFIEAESTNKSTTQKVADAPGESNGQLATTAEGPAKSDENSVPRPDKFDEDSGPRPGTSDDSSATKPAEHNESTAEILFNPNVFTEYKLAGSPEEIAADEALVKKVGSYLLDTVIPKFVQDLCSLDVSPMDGQTLTDVLHSNGINVRYLGKVADMIKHLPHLRGLLSSEIIVRSAKHVVKEILRQSADHDIGPAIAHFLNCFIGNVLAPSTKGSVDSTDTKTQKGHEKTQNQKSAEGQKSSLSASSKNIVPTFSHLTSDGIWSNIKEFAKHKYLFEVTDDAKTGAKRVAVLRNLCQKVGITIASRKYDLDAAAPFQPSDILNLQPVVKHSVPVCTDARNLMEAGKIRMAEGTLNEAYALFSEAFSLLQQITGPMHKDAANCCRYLAMVLYHAGDIPGAIVQQHRELIINERCLGLDHPDTAHSYGNMALFYHGLNQTELALRHMSRTLLLLSLASGPNHPDVAATLINVAMMYQDAGNMSTALRYLQEALTKNERLLGPDHIQTAICYHALAIAFSCMGAFKLSIQHEKKTYDILVKQLGSDDSRTKDAESWLNTFKSREQQVNAQKQKGQQGTNPPANPIELLKANPDLVRALKAAAKQPGEGSANVNRSLNAAVVGEGVPRVRGVDERAARATAEVRKKAAARGLNVRSGQAPDYMSNLSQILNYLGSAKAPTASGSTPATAAATSATASTQNASEGQQSNGPPQNGTAGNTNGPSSKKSGGSTPVGLGTSLELKKQKSKQKS; encoded by the exons ATGGCGGGGAAGTCGAAGGGCGCGAGGAACAAGGCGAAGGCGCAGGGTGGAAGCcaggccgccgtcgcggcggagCCGGAGGTGCCGGTGACCGATGGAGTCGAGGATGCCAAGCCCGAGATCGAGGAAGTTAGTGAACCTGCCGTCGTAGAGGGCAGTGACACTGGCGCTGAGAAGGAGCAGGGCGATGCAGCTGGGGAAACACAAGCCGCGAAGAAGCCAGCTGAAG GGGAGGTTCATCTCTACCCTGTTTCTGTTAAGACACAGTCTGGTGAAAAGCTTGAGTTGCAG CTAAGCCCTGGAGACTCCGTCATTGATGTCAAACAATTTCTCTTGGACGCTCCTGAAACGTGCTTCTACACATGCTATGATTTGTTATTGCACACTAAAGATGGCTCAACTCATGAGCTTGAGGACTATAATGAAATTGCTGAGATTGCTGATATAACTGCTGGTGGCTGTTCATTGGAGATTGTTGCTG CGATATATGATGAGAGATCTATTAGGTCACATCTCCGTCGTGTCAGGGAATTGCTATCCCTCTCTAGTCTTCATGTATCACTTTCCACATCCCTTGCTCTTCAGCAAGAATCTGCACAGGAAAAATCTGCAGATACTGCAG GAGATTCTGGGAAAACGGCTAATCAAGAGCTTGATGGGTTGAATTTCATGGAGGACAGTACTGGTGCTGTCATTAATTTGTTGCCATCTGTACCAGCAGAGATCAAATGCGTGGGTAGCATAgttttttcttcatttaatcCTCCGCCAAGTTATAGGAG ATTGCATGGAGATctcatttatattgatgttatgaCCTTAGAAGGAAACAAGTACTGTATCACAGGAAACTCCAAATCATTTTATGTGAACTCTAGCAATGGAAGTATTCTGGATCCAAGGCCTAGCAAACAGGCTCTGGAGGACAGCACCCTAGTCGGTCTGCTACAAAAAATCAGTGCCAAGTTCAAGAAAG GTTTTCGTGAAATTTTGGATCGCAAAGCATCAGCCCATCCTTTTGAGAATGTTCAGGCCTTGCTCCCAGTGACTTCTTGGTTGGGAGCTTATCCTGTGCCAG AACATAGAAGGGATGCAGCTAGGGCTGAAGATTCTGTTGTGCTGTCATATGGAACCGAATTGATTGGCATGCAAAGAGACTGGAATGAAGAATTACAGTCTTGCCAGGAGTTTCCTCATAGCAATCCTCAAGAAAGGTTGTTACCTACCTTTGCATTCTTGGATTGCCTATTTATATCATCTACAATAAATATTTCTGGCTATTGTAGGATATTGCGTGGCAGAGCACTTTATAAGGTGACATGTGATTTCGTTGATGCTGCAGTTAAAGGGGCAGTTGGTGTCATTAATAGGTGTATACCCCCAATAAATCCAACTGATCCGGAATGTTTTCATAT GTATGTACACAACAATATTTTCTTTAGTTTCGCTGTTGACTCCGACTATGAGCAACTCCCAAAGGACCagaagccaaatggtcaaaatGGATCTGGCAGAAGTGTGATAGGCTCCTCAGATCCGGGGTCTAAGCCAAATAAGAACCATGCAGATCCTAGTGGCACAACAAATTCAAAAACTGAAGAACCTAATGGTGTTTTGGACAATACTTCTGATGCATCGGCAGAGGCACAGATAGCAGACAGTGAACAGGCTACCTATGCTTCTGCCAACAATGACTTAAAAGGAACTAAGGCATACCAAGAATCTGATATTCCTGGGCTGTATAATCTTGCTATGGCAATTATTGATTACAGAGGTCACAGGGTTGTAGCACAG AGCATCATACCTGGTATTCTTCAAGGAGACAAGTCCGATTCCCTTCTGTATGGTTCCGTTGATAATGGCAAGAAAATATCTTGGAATGAGTCATTCCATTCAAAG GTGGTTGAGGCTGCAAAGCGACTCCATGTGAAGGAGCATGTGGTTTTGGATGGTTCTGGTAATCCTGTAAAATTAGCTGCTACGGTTGAATGCAAGGGAATTGTTGGAAGTGATGACAG GCATTATATTTTGGATCTGATGAGAGTGACCCCTCGAGATTCTAACTACATTGGACTACAGCACCGCTTCTGTGTGTTGAGGCCTGAACTTGTAGCCTCATTCATTGAG GCTGAATCCACAAATAAATCCACTACACAGAAAGTTGCAGATGCTCCTGGAGAATCTAATGGGCAATTG GCTACAACTGCGGAAGGACCTGCCAAATCTGATGAAAACTCTGTTCCTAGACCTGATAAGTTTGATGAAGACTCTGGTCCTAGACCTGGCACATCTGATGACAGCTCTGCTACTAAACCAGCTGAACATAACGAGTCAACTGCAGAAATCCTTTTTAATCCAAATGTGTTTACAGAGTACAAACTTGCTGGTAGTCCAGAG GAGATTGCAGCAGATGAAGCATTGGTTAAAAAGGTTGGTTCGTATCTTCTAGACACGGTGATACCAAAGTTTGTTCAGGATCTCTGCTCCCTAGATGTCTCCCCCATGGATGGGCAGACTTTGACTGATGTGCTGCATAGCAATGGGATAAATGTTAGGTATCTTGGCAAA GTAGCTGACATGATCAAGCATTTGCCACATCTACGGGGTTTGTTGTCTTCTGAGATAATTGTTAGGTCGGCAAAGCATGTGGTCAAG GAAATACTTAGGCAAAGCGCAGATCATGATATTGGACCAGCCATTGCTCATTTCTTAAATTGTTTTATTGGCAATGTTTTGGCACCTTCCACAAAAGGTAGTGTTGACAGTACGGATACAAAAACCCAAAAG GGTCATGAGAAGACTCAAAATCAAAAATCTGCCGAGGGACAGAAATCAAGCCTTTCTGCTTCTTCAAAGAACATTGTGCCAACATTTTCCCATCTAACATCTGATGGGATTTGGTCTAACATTAAGGAGTTTGCGAAACATAAATATCTG TTTGAAGTGACCGATGATGCTAAGACTGGTGCTAAAAGAGTTGCAGTACTCCGCAATCTTTGCCAAAAG GTGGGAATAACAATTGCTTCTCGCAAATATGACCTCGATGCTGCAGCTCCATTCCAGCCTTCAGATATCCTGAATCTCCAACCAGTTGTCAAGCATTCTGTTCCTGTATGTACAGATGCAAGGAATCTTATGGAAGCAGGGAAAATCCGGATGGCTGAG GGAACATTGAATGAGGCCTATGCACTATTTTCTGAAGCTTTTTCACTACTTCAACAG ATTACTGGTCCCATGCATAAGGATGCCGCAAACTGTTGCCG GTACCTTGCTATGGTTTTGTACCATGCTGGCGATATACCAGGAGCAATTGTGCAGCAACATAGAGAACTTATCATAAATGAGCGATGCCTTGGTCTAGATCATCCTGATACAGCCCACAG ctACGGTAACATGGCTTTGTTCTATCATGGGCTTAATCAAACTGAACTTGCTCTGCGTCACATGTCTCGCACGTTGCTTTTGCTAAGTTTAGCATCAGGTCCTAATCATCCAGATGTTGCAGCGACTCTTATAAATGTTGCAATGATGTACCAGGATGCTGGGAATATGAGTACTGCTCTTAGGTATCTTCAGGAAGCACTCACAAAGAACGAGAGGCTTCTAGGACCAGATCATATTCAAACAGCTATCTGCTATCATGCCCTTGCCATTGCATTCAGTTGTATGGGTgcattcaaactttcaattcag CATGAAAAGAAGACCTATGATATACTGGTGAAACAATTGGGGAGTGATGATTCAAGGACTAAGGATGCAGAAAGTTGGTTAAATACATTTAAGTCGCGAGAACAGCAG GTGAATGCCCAGAAGCAAAAAGGTCAGCAGGGTACTAACCCACCTGCTAATCCTATTGAGTTGTTGAAG GCAAATCCTGATTTGGTGAGAGCACTGAAGGCAGCTGCGAAACAACCTGGTGAAGGATCAGCAAATGTCAACCGATCACTTAATGCTGCAGTAGTTGGTGAAGGTGTTCCTCGAGTAAGAGGAGTTGATGAGCGGGCTGCTCGGGCAACTGCAGAAGTTCGGAAGAAAGCTGCTGCCAGAGGCCTTAATGTGCGAAGCGGGCAGGCGCCTGATTACATGTCTAATCTATCTCAAATTCTCAACTATCTGGGCTCGGCGAAGGCGCCTACTGCTTCTGGTAGCACTCCAGCCACTGCCGCTGCTACTTCCGCTACTGCCAGCACTCAAAATGCATCTGAAGGTCAGCAATCGAATGGACCCCCACAAAACGGCACTGCAGGGAATACCAACGGGCCATCGTCTAAAAAGTCCGGTGGTTCCACACCAGTAGGATTAGGGACTTCCTTGGAGTTGAAGAAGCAGAAATCAAAGCAGAAGTCATAG